A stretch of Spirosoma oryzicola DNA encodes these proteins:
- a CDS encoding alpha-ketoacid dehydrogenase subunit alpha/beta, with protein MIANEQLRSTDILTREKILSDYRMACESRQVSLLGRRDVMGGRAKFGIFGDGKELAQIAAASAFRRGDFRSGYYRDQTFVAALGELSWQEFFAQLYAHTDLVAEPNTGGRSMNGHYATRWLDDQGLWLNQTELFNSVCDISPTAGQIPRAVGLAYASKLFRNNEALREMTSFSHNGNEIVFATIGDASTSQGMFWEAMNAVGVLQVPLLMSIWDDGYGISVPVEYQTTKGSISKALAGFQREGQEEKGIEIFTVKGWDYAALLETYQQAARICREEHVPVLVHVQELTQPQGHSTSGSHERYKSKERLAWEADRDCNRIFRQWILENGYATSDELEAIEAESKQVAKKARLDAWHASEASMREDLETALALLQQTARHNSKSAVLMALREELRTTVNPLRRDAVSTVRKALRILRNDPGTARQKLKAWLERTNEANADRYNSHLYSHSPESPMLVEAMPAHYADDAVQVDGYVLMQRYFDSLFARDARVVALGEDVGMIGDVNQGFAGLQEKYGEIRITDTGIRETTIIGQGIGLAMRGLRPIVEIQYFDYVYYALATLTDDLATLLYRTKGGQKAPVIIRTRGHRLEGIWHSGSPLSAMLGSLRGLHVLVPRNMTQAAGFYNTLIKGDDPALLIESLNGYRLKEKLPDNLAEFCVPLGVPEILRSGSDVTVVTYGSMCRFVMEAASQLADLGISVEVIDVQSLLPFDVHHSIVESIKKTNRVIFADEDVPGGASAYMMQQVVEGQNAYRYLDSVPKTISAKAHRPPYGSDGDYFSKPSVDDVIDTVYSLMSECEPDRFPAI; from the coding sequence GTGATAGCAAACGAACAACTCCGCTCGACTGATATTTTAACTCGCGAAAAAATCCTATCTGATTACCGAATGGCCTGCGAAAGCCGACAGGTAAGTTTATTAGGTCGGCGCGACGTTATGGGCGGACGCGCGAAATTCGGAATCTTCGGCGATGGCAAAGAATTGGCGCAGATTGCAGCAGCCAGCGCTTTTCGTCGGGGCGATTTTCGTTCGGGGTATTACCGCGACCAAACGTTCGTAGCTGCTTTGGGTGAACTTAGCTGGCAGGAATTTTTTGCCCAGCTGTATGCCCATACCGATCTAGTGGCCGAGCCTAATACGGGGGGGCGGTCCATGAATGGACACTACGCTACTCGCTGGCTCGATGACCAGGGGCTGTGGCTTAATCAAACAGAACTGTTTAATTCTGTCTGCGACATATCACCGACAGCCGGGCAAATCCCGAGAGCGGTTGGACTAGCGTATGCATCGAAGCTTTTTCGAAACAACGAAGCATTGCGTGAGATGACCAGCTTCTCTCACAACGGGAACGAGATCGTGTTTGCTACCATTGGCGATGCGTCTACGTCACAAGGCATGTTCTGGGAGGCAATGAATGCCGTCGGGGTCTTACAGGTACCACTGCTGATGTCGATCTGGGATGATGGCTATGGTATTTCGGTGCCCGTTGAGTACCAGACAACGAAAGGGAGTATCTCAAAGGCGTTGGCCGGTTTTCAACGCGAGGGACAAGAGGAAAAAGGAATCGAAATTTTTACCGTCAAAGGCTGGGACTACGCAGCGTTGCTGGAAACGTATCAGCAAGCCGCTCGTATCTGCCGGGAAGAACATGTGCCCGTGCTGGTTCACGTACAAGAACTCACGCAGCCACAGGGCCATTCGACGTCTGGTTCGCACGAACGCTATAAGTCGAAAGAACGACTTGCTTGGGAAGCGGACCGAGACTGTAACCGGATATTTCGCCAATGGATTCTCGAGAATGGCTACGCCACAAGCGATGAGTTAGAAGCTATCGAAGCGGAATCCAAACAAGTCGCTAAGAAGGCTCGGCTTGATGCATGGCATGCATCCGAAGCGTCGATGAGAGAAGATCTTGAGACTGCGCTGGCTTTACTTCAGCAGACCGCAAGGCATAATTCAAAATCGGCTGTGCTAATGGCACTTCGGGAGGAATTACGTACAACGGTCAATCCCTTGCGCCGAGATGCTGTTTCCACTGTTCGGAAAGCGTTGCGAATACTTCGGAACGACCCAGGGACTGCCCGGCAAAAGCTGAAAGCATGGCTGGAACGAACCAACGAAGCGAATGCTGATCGGTACAACTCACACCTTTATAGCCATTCGCCCGAATCGCCGATGCTGGTAGAGGCTATGCCCGCGCATTACGCCGACGACGCTGTACAGGTAGACGGCTATGTGCTGATGCAGCGATATTTTGATAGCTTATTTGCCCGAGATGCTCGGGTCGTTGCGCTGGGAGAAGACGTGGGTATGATTGGCGATGTAAACCAGGGGTTTGCTGGTTTGCAGGAAAAGTACGGCGAAATCCGAATTACTGATACGGGTATTCGTGAAACAACCATCATTGGACAGGGCATTGGGCTGGCGATGCGGGGCTTGCGGCCGATCGTTGAAATCCAGTACTTCGACTATGTCTATTACGCGTTAGCGACGCTTACCGACGATCTGGCAACGTTGCTTTACCGTACCAAAGGTGGGCAAAAAGCGCCTGTCATCATTCGGACGCGTGGCCATCGACTGGAAGGAATATGGCATTCAGGATCACCGCTGAGTGCGATGCTCGGTAGCTTGCGCGGGCTGCACGTACTGGTACCGCGTAACATGACCCAGGCTGCTGGCTTTTACAATACGCTGATCAAAGGAGACGATCCGGCCTTGCTGATCGAATCCTTGAATGGCTACCGGCTTAAAGAAAAGCTTCCCGACAACCTAGCCGAGTTTTGTGTTCCGCTTGGGGTGCCTGAAATACTGCGGAGCGGTTCAGACGTAACGGTTGTCACGTATGGATCAATGTGCCGATTTGTTATGGAGGCCGCTAGCCAGCTGGCCGATCTGGGTATAAGCGTCGAGGTTATCGATGTTCAGTCGTTGTTGCCGTTTGACGTCCATCATTCCATTGTTGAGTCTATAAAAAAAACAAATCGCGTTATCTTCGCCGACGAAGATGTCCCCGGTGGTGCGTCGGCGTACATGATGCAGCAGGTAGTAGAAGGTCAAAATGCCTATCGCTACCTGGACTCCGTTCCTAAAACAATCTCGGCTAAGGCCCATCGTCCACCGTATGGATCAGACGGGGATTATTTTTCGAAGCCAAGCGTTGATGATGTGATCGACACGGTGTACTCACTGATGAGTGAGTGCGAACCCGACCGATTTCCCGCTATATAA
- a CDS encoding 4Fe-4S dicluster domain-containing protein: MSYFDDIQSGIRTTLKGLSLTLQHIRNATHRRTPEGIADANYFDQQNGLVTLQYPHEQLPIPDNGRYRLRNEIEDCIVCDKCAKVCPVDCITIDAIKATEEVGRASDGSPIRLYAAKFDIDMAKCCYCGLCTAVCPTECLTMDKKFDYSEFELGKLTYEFSNLTAEQADEKRSLYEQFLREKEEQKAAQVAAKAAAQPTAESAPVAKPKPAFRPTAKPAATPPPAEPANSEGSSIEHPLTDATPDEMQQIAQGGLETTKRPVFRPTKKTANPPTEVPNEAKTDDVTNELVTGEKPAEAPPKPKAPGGFRPTMKPPKPADEKPAEQPDPSAAEETPTPKPAFRPTMKPPKPVANDLPADSEAQLTNEESKPEPKARPAFRPTMKPKSAQIDEPALRSEDEKTEAIENVSKESSSASEDENAKPKPAGGFRPTMKPKVAAPPSEPANDVSSEKSIGQDAEEAAIEEPKPKPAFRPTMKPKASEPLPTPAEPQSSETDNVISEKPEEESDKPKPVFRPTMKPKGTPVSEPEKGPSSEGTVAQSSATQPEEAPKPKATFRPTMKPKVAPPKPASDDETASE, translated from the coding sequence ATGTCTTACTTTGACGATATACAGTCCGGTATTCGGACTACACTCAAGGGATTAAGTCTGACGTTGCAACACATACGCAATGCAACGCATCGCCGGACGCCCGAAGGAATTGCCGACGCCAATTATTTTGATCAGCAAAATGGGCTGGTCACGCTTCAATACCCGCACGAGCAGCTTCCTATTCCTGACAATGGTCGTTATCGGCTTCGTAATGAAATTGAGGATTGCATCGTTTGCGATAAATGCGCTAAAGTATGCCCGGTCGATTGCATTACTATCGACGCTATTAAAGCCACAGAAGAAGTCGGACGGGCTTCTGATGGGTCTCCAATTCGATTGTACGCGGCCAAGTTCGACATCGATATGGCTAAGTGCTGCTATTGCGGTCTGTGCACCGCCGTTTGTCCAACTGAGTGTCTGACGATGGACAAAAAGTTCGACTACAGCGAGTTCGAGCTTGGAAAATTAACGTATGAGTTCTCGAACCTGACGGCTGAACAAGCGGACGAAAAACGATCCCTGTACGAGCAATTTCTTCGCGAAAAAGAAGAGCAGAAAGCCGCTCAGGTAGCCGCCAAAGCCGCAGCCCAACCAACCGCTGAAAGCGCACCTGTTGCCAAGCCCAAACCGGCATTCCGGCCCACCGCCAAGCCAGCCGCAACTCCGCCACCTGCTGAACCTGCCAACTCGGAGGGTTCATCTATTGAGCACCCGTTAACGGACGCTACGCCGGACGAAATGCAGCAGATTGCCCAGGGCGGTCTGGAAACGACGAAACGGCCTGTATTCCGCCCAACGAAAAAAACAGCAAATCCGCCTACTGAGGTTCCAAACGAAGCGAAAACTGACGATGTTACTAATGAACTGGTGACAGGGGAGAAGCCTGCTGAAGCCCCACCAAAACCGAAAGCGCCAGGTGGATTCCGGCCAACGATGAAACCGCCAAAACCAGCTGACGAAAAACCAGCTGAGCAACCTGATCCTTCAGCAGCGGAAGAAACGCCCACGCCGAAACCGGCCTTTCGGCCAACGATGAAGCCACCTAAGCCGGTCGCTAACGACCTACCAGCGGATTCAGAAGCACAGCTGACCAACGAAGAAAGTAAACCAGAGCCGAAAGCGCGTCCGGCGTTCCGGCCCACCATGAAACCGAAATCGGCTCAAATAGACGAACCTGCGCTCCGTAGTGAGGATGAAAAAACAGAGGCTATTGAGAACGTAAGCAAGGAAAGCTCATCGGCATCCGAAGATGAGAATGCCAAGCCGAAGCCTGCGGGTGGGTTCAGGCCGACCATGAAGCCAAAAGTAGCTGCACCTCCCAGTGAACCAGCGAACGATGTATCATCGGAAAAGTCGATTGGTCAGGATGCAGAAGAGGCAGCTATTGAAGAGCCTAAGCCAAAACCCGCCTTTCGGCCAACGATGAAGCCGAAGGCAAGTGAACCTCTGCCAACGCCAGCTGAACCACAAAGCAGCGAAACGGATAACGTAATCTCAGAAAAACCAGAAGAGGAAAGTGATAAGCCTAAACCGGTTTTTCGCCCGACGATGAAGCCGAAGGGTACACCGGTTTCTGAACCCGAAAAAGGGCCGTCGTCGGAAGGTACTGTTGCCCAGAGCTCAGCAACCCAGCCGGAGGAAGCGCCCAAGCCTAAAGCCACTTTTCGGCCAACGATGAAGCCCAAAGTAGCTCCTCCAAAACCGGCGTCGGATGACGAAACGGCATCAGAATAA
- a CDS encoding NADH-quinone oxidoreductase subunit J family protein gives MVQLAFYGFAALTIGGALAVLLTRNVLYAAFFLLLTLLGVAGLFVLASADFLAVAQIMIYVGGVLVLVIFGVMLTQKNASSNADSQSPNRIPALNRAGTYSWLLALCVAGGLFVALYTLLARANFSLLTRPVGWKTTVGTIGKQLMTEYVVPFEIVGILLLASLVGATYLAAPLTQNRNSGRNGV, from the coding sequence GTGGTTCAACTCGCTTTTTATGGATTTGCTGCCCTGACGATAGGCGGAGCACTAGCCGTGTTACTAACCCGAAACGTACTGTATGCGGCCTTTTTCCTGTTGTTGACGCTGCTTGGTGTGGCAGGACTGTTCGTGCTGGCGAGCGCTGATTTTCTGGCAGTGGCCCAAATCATGATCTACGTTGGCGGGGTGCTGGTGCTGGTTATTTTCGGCGTGATGCTTACTCAAAAGAACGCATCATCAAACGCAGATAGTCAGTCGCCTAACCGCATTCCTGCCTTGAACCGTGCCGGAACGTACTCCTGGTTGCTCGCTTTGTGCGTAGCAGGTGGATTGTTTGTTGCTTTGTATACGTTGTTGGCGCGGGCTAATTTTTCGCTTTTGACTCGTCCAGTCGGCTGGAAAACAACGGTCGGTACTATTGGCAAGCAACTGATGACCGAATACGTCGTCCCGTTTGAGATCGTTGGTATTTTGCTATTGGCGTCCTTAGTTGGCGCAACGTATCTAGCGGCACCACTAACCCAAAATCGTAATTCCGGTCGTAACGGCGTTTAA
- a CDS encoding TPM domain-containing protein: MLLFFMALPNHLLAQDSSTGTPDAVIPDKPNPPRLVNDFAGILSGSERNQLEQKLRAYNDSTSTQITVVIVKTTEPYPIGDFAFQVGRKWGVGQQGKNNGLVLAWATQTRKVFIATGYGLEGAIPDAIAKRIISNTIVPAFKQEQYYQGLDKATTEIIQRASGEYKADPKDQSDGDGAGFLIWVVIIFVIIFIISRRNRGGGNGSNRGGGFFPPVFFPTSTYSGWGGSRGGGWSGGGGGSDFGGFGGGSFGGGGAGGDY; this comes from the coding sequence ATGCTGTTGTTTTTTATGGCATTACCAAACCATCTGCTGGCGCAGGATTCATCAACGGGCACTCCTGACGCTGTCATCCCTGACAAACCGAATCCACCGCGTTTGGTGAACGACTTTGCGGGTATTCTGAGCGGTAGCGAGCGCAATCAGTTGGAGCAAAAACTCCGTGCCTACAACGATTCCACATCGACACAGATCACTGTTGTTATCGTAAAAACCACGGAGCCTTACCCTATCGGCGATTTTGCCTTTCAAGTCGGTAGAAAGTGGGGGGTTGGACAGCAGGGCAAGAACAACGGCTTAGTCCTTGCCTGGGCAACGCAGACGCGGAAAGTTTTTATTGCTACTGGCTACGGCCTCGAGGGAGCCATTCCCGACGCCATTGCCAAACGCATTATCAGCAACACCATTGTACCAGCATTCAAGCAGGAGCAGTACTATCAAGGCTTAGACAAGGCAACTACTGAAATTATTCAGCGTGCCAGTGGTGAGTACAAAGCGGATCCGAAAGACCAGTCAGATGGCGACGGAGCAGGTTTCCTGATCTGGGTTGTCATCATCTTCGTTATCATCTTCATCATCTCCCGGCGCAACCGAGGGGGAGGCAATGGAAGCAACCGGGGTGGAGGTTTCTTTCCGCCCGTCTTTTTCCCTACCTCGACGTATTCCGGCTGGGGCGGTTCACGCGGAGGTGGCTGGAGCGGTGGCGGTGGTGGCAGCGACTTTGGCGGCTTTGGCGGTGGGAGCTTCGGCGGTGGTGGCGCGGGTGGTGATTATTAA
- a CDS encoding TPM domain-containing protein produces the protein MHNRLTGAQIVAPAMNNPFTPEDQQRIVDAIRQAEKATSGEIRVHVEQHCPTSDPVQRAIAVFDQLGMRQTKAQNGVLFYLAHVDRKFALVGDKGINSKVPADFWASTKELMRSHFAAGQYTEGLSRGIEKAGQQLRHYFPYDGETDTNELADEISFD, from the coding sequence ATGCACAACAGGCTCACGGGTGCGCAGATTGTTGCCCCGGCCATGAACAATCCATTTACTCCCGAAGATCAGCAACGCATTGTAGATGCCATTCGACAGGCCGAGAAAGCCACGTCTGGAGAAATTCGGGTGCATGTTGAGCAACATTGCCCGACTTCAGATCCTGTCCAACGCGCTATCGCCGTATTCGATCAGCTCGGTATGCGCCAGACAAAAGCACAGAACGGTGTGCTGTTTTATCTGGCGCATGTTGACCGCAAGTTTGCTTTAGTCGGCGATAAAGGTATCAACTCGAAAGTACCCGCCGATTTTTGGGCAAGCACAAAAGAGCTGATGCGCAGCCACTTTGCAGCGGGTCAATACACCGAAGGATTAAGCCGAGGCATCGAAAAAGCCGGACAACAACTGCGGCATTATTTCCCGTATGATGGCGAAACCGATACCAACGAACTCGCCGATGAAATTTCGTTTGATTGA
- a CDS encoding LemA family protein, with translation MSRTLIIVIVVALILGMYGCSSYNGLVQSDTEVQEKWSLVQTQYQRRADLIPNLVRTVQGAATFEKSTLTAVIQARANATGINLNADQLTPENIQKFQAAQDQLSGSLSRLLAVAENYPNLKANQNFSELQAQLEGTENRIAVARNDFNGSVKTYNQSVRSFPNNIFAGIFGFPVKGFFEASQAAQSAPTVQF, from the coding sequence ATGTCAAGAACATTAATTATTGTGATCGTTGTCGCCCTGATTTTGGGCATGTACGGTTGTAGCTCCTATAACGGCCTTGTCCAGAGTGATACCGAGGTACAGGAAAAATGGTCGCTTGTACAAACGCAATATCAACGTCGGGCCGACCTTATTCCGAACCTCGTACGAACGGTACAGGGAGCCGCTACCTTTGAGAAAAGTACACTGACGGCTGTAATACAGGCCCGAGCTAACGCAACTGGGATCAATCTGAACGCGGATCAACTGACACCGGAAAACATCCAGAAATTTCAGGCTGCTCAGGATCAGCTTAGTGGTTCTTTATCGCGGTTGTTAGCAGTAGCGGAGAACTATCCAAACCTGAAAGCAAATCAGAATTTCTCGGAGTTGCAAGCCCAGTTGGAAGGAACCGAAAACCGTATCGCTGTGGCACGTAACGACTTCAATGGATCGGTTAAAACCTACAATCAGTCCGTGCGGTCATTCCCGAACAATATTTTCGCCGGTATTTTTGGCTTCCCCGTAAAAGGCTTCTTTGAAGCGTCGCAGGCAGCGCAAAGCGCACCGACCGTGCAGTTCTAA
- a CDS encoding DASH family cryptochrome: protein MPKRILYWFRNDLRLHDNEGFARAVEMADEVLPVYVFEPRWFDELPELGFRRTGIYRAKFMIEAVADLRRSLQAKGADLIIRVGHSAKILAQLAEEIDAEAIYASKEVAEEETDTESDLSKLLKPINIDIDLFWVSTLYHVRDLPFWVSRLPKSFTEFHNSVEPYTAVRKPIAEPQTVRLVPGIPTQELPSLASFGFSDVDEAYQINENTTSRYAGGETTGVQRLHQYIWENELVKTYEDARNGLPSDDYPSKFSAWLALGCLSPRLIYQEVMRYQADRAKNDSTERILSDLIWRDFFRFTALRYGSRLFKPSGIQQNLNKPWLRDKTLFEQWAEGKTGIPFIDANMRELNATGFMSNRGRQTVSRFLANDLGVIWTWGASYFESLLVDYDPCTNWGSWNYVADVSNDPHENRTINVYDQAVRFDEAGEYVKRWLPELAAVPAEKIHSVYNLSVADQAQYRVTLGDTYPLPIINPNRWATAEKNR from the coding sequence ATGCCTAAACGAATTTTATACTGGTTCCGAAACGATCTGCGCCTTCACGATAACGAAGGGTTCGCCCGCGCCGTCGAAATGGCGGACGAGGTTCTTCCGGTGTATGTTTTCGAACCGCGCTGGTTCGACGAATTACCTGAGCTTGGTTTTCGCCGAACCGGGATTTACCGCGCCAAGTTCATGATTGAAGCGGTAGCGGACCTGCGTAGATCACTCCAGGCCAAAGGCGCTGATCTAATCATACGCGTCGGTCACTCGGCCAAAATACTGGCTCAGCTAGCGGAAGAAATTGACGCGGAAGCCATCTACGCCAGCAAAGAAGTTGCCGAAGAAGAGACGGATACGGAATCGGATCTAAGCAAGCTGCTCAAGCCAATCAACATTGACATTGATCTGTTCTGGGTATCGACGCTGTACCACGTTCGCGATTTACCGTTCTGGGTTTCACGACTGCCCAAAAGCTTTACGGAATTCCATAACTCCGTTGAACCCTATACCGCCGTACGGAAACCAATCGCCGAGCCCCAAACGGTCCGGCTCGTTCCGGGAATTCCAACGCAGGAACTACCTTCACTAGCTTCGTTTGGTTTTTCGGACGTGGATGAGGCATACCAAATCAACGAAAATACAACCAGTCGGTACGCGGGCGGAGAGACGACGGGAGTTCAGCGGCTGCATCAGTACATCTGGGAAAATGAACTCGTTAAAACGTACGAGGACGCCAGAAACGGACTACCCAGCGACGATTATCCATCGAAGTTTTCGGCATGGCTAGCGCTGGGTTGTTTGTCTCCTCGATTGATTTATCAGGAGGTTATGCGCTATCAGGCAGACCGCGCCAAAAACGACTCGACCGAGCGTATTCTATCGGACCTGATTTGGCGCGACTTCTTTCGGTTTACCGCTCTCCGGTACGGATCAAGACTTTTCAAACCAAGCGGAATACAGCAAAATTTGAATAAGCCATGGCTTCGTGACAAAACTCTCTTCGAACAGTGGGCTGAGGGGAAAACGGGAATTCCGTTTATCGACGCAAACATGCGGGAGTTAAACGCGACAGGCTTTATGTCTAACCGGGGGCGGCAGACCGTCAGCCGTTTTCTCGCTAACGACCTGGGCGTTATCTGGACATGGGGTGCCTCTTATTTCGAAAGCCTGCTTGTCGATTACGATCCTTGTACCAACTGGGGTAGCTGGAACTACGTCGCCGATGTAAGCAATGATCCCCACGAAAACCGCACAATCAACGTGTATGATCAGGCGGTGCGTTTCGACGAAGCGGGAGAATACGTTAAGCGCTGGCTTCCGGAATTAGCGGCTGTTCCGGCAGAAAAAATTCATTCTGTTTACAACTTATCGGTTGCCGATCAGGCACAATATAGGGTTACGCTGGGCGACACGTATCCCCTACCAATCATCAACCCAAACCGGTGGGCAACAGCGGAAAAAAACCGTTGA
- a CDS encoding DUF547 domain-containing protein, giving the protein MTPSLLKIAITGIVSCLFISLTAFVIPFSVGVTTPTNASTTGVPVNHTLYDRLLKKYVNEKGLVNYRGFKHDQKELTKYLDMLSNNPPADKWSRNEQMAYWINAYNAYTIQLILNHYPVASIKDIGSKVQIPFVTTPWASKFFKIGGKDMSLDHIERSVLRKQFNEPRIHFALVPAATLGPRLRNEAYQPDKLIDQLDEQGSDFLNNPAKNAISPQRASLSKIFDWYKSDWQKSNKSVDYWVNRYSSAKINRDTPISYLDYNWGLNEQ; this is encoded by the coding sequence ATGACACCTTCCTTGCTAAAAATAGCAATCACCGGCATTGTCAGCTGTCTGTTCATAAGTCTGACGGCCTTTGTTATACCTTTCTCAGTAGGGGTCACTACACCAACAAATGCCTCCACAACGGGTGTTCCAGTTAACCATACTCTCTACGACAGGTTGCTAAAAAAGTACGTCAACGAAAAGGGTCTTGTCAATTACAGAGGTTTTAAACATGACCAGAAAGAGCTGACAAAGTATCTGGACATGCTTAGTAACAATCCACCAGCGGATAAGTGGTCCAGAAATGAGCAGATGGCTTACTGGATCAATGCGTATAATGCCTATACCATCCAGTTGATTTTGAATCATTACCCGGTCGCGAGTATTAAAGACATCGGTTCTAAAGTTCAGATACCGTTTGTAACAACGCCCTGGGCGAGCAAATTCTTTAAAATCGGGGGTAAAGACATGAGCCTTGACCATATCGAGCGCAGTGTGCTGCGTAAGCAATTCAACGAACCCCGAATCCACTTCGCGTTGGTACCCGCAGCCACGTTAGGTCCTCGCCTACGGAATGAAGCGTACCAACCCGACAAACTTATCGATCAGTTAGACGAGCAAGGCAGCGACTTTCTAAACAATCCGGCCAAAAATGCCATTAGTCCACAAAGAGCGAGTCTTTCGAAAATTTTTGACTGGTACAAAAGCGATTGGCAGAAAAGTAACAAATCGGTTGATTACTGGGTAAACCGCTACTCGTCAGCAAAAATCAATCGGGATACGCCAATCTCTTATCTGGATTACAACTGGGGGTTGAACGAGCAATAA